The Nitrospira sp. sequence TTCCAGCCCGACAGTTCCCTATCAATCGATTTCCAGTCCCGCCGGGGGGCGATCGGACGCCGCTCGACTGAGCCCGGCCGGAAACCGATCATGACGGTTGAAGAGATTCATGCCGGCGATGATGAGCCTCTGAAATTGCAGCTTGAATCGTTCCTCCGGGCGATTCGCGAGAAATCTCGTCCGGTCGTTTCGGGTGAAGACGGAGCGGCCGCTCTGAAGCTCGCCCATCACGTGCTATCCGCAATAAGCGCGGATGTGCGGCGGAATGCGTAGGCATGCTCTTGTGGCGCGATTGCACAGGGGAGGTGCCGGCACTTCTCGAATCGCCATTACCATCTGTGGCATTGTAGAGCAACATGGCGCGTATCCTGATCGTGACGGGTGAAGCTTCCGGGGACCTCCATGGGGCCAACCTTGCTAGAGCCTTGAAAGCATGTGACCCCCATGTGTCGTTGGCCGGGATCGGAGGCCGCGCGATGGAGGCGGCCGGTGTGCAATTGGTGCAGGAGATGGGGCAATTCGACGTCATCGGTATGGTCGGCCCGTTGGCGTTCGTGTCGATCATACGGCGGTTTTTGATGATGCGGCGGCTCTTCCGCTCCAAACAGTGGGATACCGTGGTGTTTATCGATCACCCGGGACTGAACCTCCGCTTTGCGTATTTTGCCAAGGCGGCCGGCTTGCGTGTGGTCTATTATATTGCGCCGCAGATCTGGGCTTGGGCTCCTTGGCGGATTCATTGGATCAAGCAGCGGGTCGATCACGTCCTGGTGATCCTTCCCTTTGAGAAGCCGATTTACGACGAAGCGGGTGTGCGGTGTACGTTTGTGGGCCACCCCATATTGGACGCCGTCGCCGGCCACTACGATCGGAAGGCGCTTCGGATCAGTTTCGGCCTTTCCCCAGCCCGCCGTGTCATTGCCTTGTTGCCGGGGAGCCGGGCGCACGAAGTACAGGTGTTGTTGCCGATCCTCATCGAGGCAGCGGAGAAATTGGCAAGGCGCGAACCTGAAACCGAGTTTTTGTTGGCACAGGCCTCGACCATTCACGATAATCTGTTGCAGCCTCTCTTGGCACAGAGCACGGTTTCCATCACCGTGGTGAAGGAACAGGCCAATGAAGTGATGGCTGTTTCGGATTTGGTGCTGGTCGCCTCGGGTACGGCGACCCTGCAAGCGGCGGTGGTGGGAACTCCCATGGTGTTATTCTATCGGACCAAGGCCCTGACCTTTTGGGCTGCGAGTTTGGTGCACAGGTTCTTGATTCGAGTCAAGTGGATCGGGCTGGTGAATCTCGTGGCGGGTCGGACCGTTGTGCCGGAATTGATCCTATCGGCGGCGACGGGACAACGATTGTACGAAGAGGCCCTTCGGATCTTGGAAGATCGATCAGCGTACGATGAAATGAAACGGGATTTGGCAACGGTGCGAGCTGCCCTTGGAGAGCCGGGCGCGTCAACTCGAGCGGCAGAGATGGTATTGGCAGCATGTCAGGCCTAGCGCGATTCAAGCGGCTCATGCGCTATGTGAAACCGTACCGGGTGCGGTTTCTGGCGGCCTTCGCCTGCTCCGCGCTGGTGGCGGTATTGAGCGGAGCCTACGCGTGGCTGGCACGCCCTGTTCTCGACGACATTTTTATCGAGAAAAACGAGCAGATGTTGATGGTGCTGCCGTTGGCCCTTTTCGGAATCGCGACGCTCAAGGCCGTATTCAGTTATGGTGTGGGATATTTAATGGCGTATGTCGGCAATCGCGTCGTGGCGGACATCCGACAGGAATTGTTTCAACAGCTCATGCGGATGTCGGTCGGGTTTCACGACGCCAACACGTCGGGCCGCTTGGTTTCTCGGGTCGTGAACGATGTGGGGATGATGGCCAACGCCGCCTCGAGCGTCGTGAAGGATATTTTTCAGAACGGCCTTACCTTTCTTGCCATGATCGGTGTCATTCTCTATCAGAATTGGAAGTTGGCCGGACTCTCTCTGATTGTGATTCCGCTCTCGGCGCTGACCATGGTGCGGGTCGGCCGGCGATTGAAGCGATTGGCGACCAGTGGACAGGAGCAACTGGGCGATATGTCCTCAACGCTGCAAGAAACGCTGTCTGGCATCCGAATGGTGAAAGCATTCGGGCGGGAAGACGCGGAGGCTGAGCGATTTGCGGAACGAAACCGTAAAGTGCTCTCGACGACTCTCAAGAGCAATCAAGTCTGGTCGATCGGCCACTCTCAGATGGAGGTCATCGGAGTGATCGGCGTCGCGACCATTATTTGGTACGGAGGCTATTTGGTCATCAACGGATCGATGACCCCCGGCGCCTTTTTCTCGTTCATGGCGGCAATGTTCATGGCCTACACCCCGATCAAAAAATTGTCGGGGTCCAATAATCTCATTCAACAGGCGCTGGCAGCCGCGGAACGCGTCTTCGACGTGCTGGACCTTGACACTGAACAGTCCCATGATCACGGGACGTTACCCTTGACCAGGATCAAGGACTCCATCGAATTTCAGAATGTCTCATTGCGTTATGAGAACCACACGATCCAGGCGCTGGCGGATATCGATCTTTCGATTCGGGTCGGTGAAGTGGTGGCGCTGGTTGGAAGCAGCGGGAGCGGAAAAACGACATTGGTCAGTTTACTGCCTCGCTTCTATGAACCGACTGCGGGGCGCATTCTCCTGGACGGTGTTCCTCTGAGCTCCTATGAGTTGAAATCGCTGCGTGCCCATATCGGGATTGTGTCGCAAGAAACCATCTTGTTTGACGATACGATTCGAAACAATATCGCATTCGGACGGACGGACGCCAGCCAGGCCGAGGTTGAGCAGGCGGCCACGCTGGCCTATGCACATGACTTTATTCTCCGGTCGCCGGAAGGGTACGATACGATTATTGGAGAGCGGGGGGTCAAGCTATCGGGCGGCGAGCGGCAGCGTCTTGCTATCGCCAGGGCTATTCTTCGGGATCCGCCTGTGATGATCCTGGATGAAGCAACCTCGGCCCTCGACACCGAGTCCGAACGGATCGTGCAGTTGGCCTTGGCCAATTTGATGAAGAATCGGACGACGCTCGTGATCGCCCATCGGCTCTCCACCATTCAAAACGCGGATCGTATTGTCGTCTTGGATCGAGGGACTATTGTTGAAATGGGTTCTCATGAGACACTGCTGCAACAGGGAGGCGTGTATCGCCGGCTGCATGCCATGCAATTTCAGGATGTGACGAGTGTCTGAGCTTATCAAATCTTGCGAACGCTGGTTGAAGTGTTCGCTTCTACCTCCGGTTGGAGCCGCGGCTATCCGTGGTGTAGCGCGTTCGATGCGCTTTGAGACCCGCGGTCACGAAGCGGTCGATGCGTTGTATCAGGACGGGCGGCACATCATTCTGGCTTTCTGGCATGCCCAGCAGTTGATGATCCCGATCGGCTATCGAGGGACAGGTTCTCATGTCTTGATCAGCCGGCATGGCGACGGAGAAATCATCGCGCGGATCATCGCCCGATTCGGCCATGAGGCGGTTCGGGGATCGAGTACGCGTGGAGGGGTTGGCGCGCTCAAAGCTCTGATCAAGCTGGGACGGTCCGGCCGAGATGTGGTGGTGACGCCCGATGGCCCCAAGGGGCCGCGTCATGTCGCAAAGCTCGGCGTGATTCATTTGGCCAAGGCGACGGGTCTTCCGATCGTGCCGCTGGCCTTTGCCTGTTCAAAAAAAAACTCTTTGCGAGCTGGGATCGTTACATGGTCCCATATCCGTTCTCCAGAGGCCTGTTTCTCTACGGAAGTCCGCTCTGGGTCTCGCGCGAAGCCGATGAGGCCTCACTTGAAGCGACTCGCCTGGAGCTCGAGACGGTCCTCAATCGCTTGACGGATCAGGCCGAGCAAGCTGTCATTCGTCGCTCGCCGGCTATCCGATGCGACGCTGAAACCGGTAACCCGAATACTCCCAAGGCTGATGCATAGCGATCGGCGGTGAACGAGTTTTTCATGTGGCGATTCCTCTATAATTGTCTTCTCCTCCTCGCTGCACCCGTGATCATCGGTGTGCTTGTGGCGAAACCACGCTGCCGGCCTGGATTTCTCCAACGCATGGGTTGGCAGCACCCTTCTGACGGTTCCGGAGCGTCTCAGCCGCTGATTTGGGTGCATGCCGTGTCGCTCGGCGAAGTGGTGGCGGCCGCGCCGCTTGTGAAG is a genomic window containing:
- the msbA gene encoding lipid A export permease/ATP-binding protein MsbA — translated: MSGLARFKRLMRYVKPYRVRFLAAFACSALVAVLSGAYAWLARPVLDDIFIEKNEQMLMVLPLALFGIATLKAVFSYGVGYLMAYVGNRVVADIRQELFQQLMRMSVGFHDANTSGRLVSRVVNDVGMMANAASSVVKDIFQNGLTFLAMIGVILYQNWKLAGLSLIVIPLSALTMVRVGRRLKRLATSGQEQLGDMSSTLQETLSGIRMVKAFGREDAEAERFAERNRKVLSTTLKSNQVWSIGHSQMEVIGVIGVATIIWYGGYLVINGSMTPGAFFSFMAAMFMAYTPIKKLSGSNNLIQQALAAAERVFDVLDLDTEQSHDHGTLPLTRIKDSIEFQNVSLRYENHTIQALADIDLSIRVGEVVALVGSSGSGKTTLVSLLPRFYEPTAGRILLDGVPLSSYELKSLRAHIGIVSQETILFDDTIRNNIAFGRTDASQAEVEQAATLAYAHDFILRSPEGYDTIIGERGVKLSGGERQRLAIARAILRDPPVMILDEATSALDTESERIVQLALANLMKNRTTLVIAHRLSTIQNADRIVVLDRGTIVEMGSHETLLQQGGVYRRLHAMQFQDVTSV
- a CDS encoding lysophospholipid acyltransferase family protein, whose amino-acid sequence is MRFETRGHEAVDALYQDGRHIILAFWHAQQLMIPIGYRGTGSHVLISRHGDGEIIARIIARFGHEAVRGSSTRGGVGALKALIKLGRSGRDVVVTPDGPKGPRHVAKLGVIHLAKATGLPIVPLAFACSKKNSLRAGIVTWSHIRSPEACFSTEVRSGSRAKPMRPHLKRLAWSSRRSSIA
- the lpxB gene encoding lipid-A-disaccharide synthase: MARILIVTGEASGDLHGANLARALKACDPHVSLAGIGGRAMEAAGVQLVQEMGQFDVIGMVGPLAFVSIIRRFLMMRRLFRSKQWDTVVFIDHPGLNLRFAYFAKAAGLRVVYYIAPQIWAWAPWRIHWIKQRVDHVLVILPFEKPIYDEAGVRCTFVGHPILDAVAGHYDRKALRISFGLSPARRVIALLPGSRAHEVQVLLPILIEAAEKLARREPETEFLLAQASTIHDNLLQPLLAQSTVSITVVKEQANEVMAVSDLVLVASGTATLQAAVVGTPMVLFYRTKALTFWAASLVHRFLIRVKWIGLVNLVAGRTVVPELILSAATGQRLYEEALRILEDRSAYDEMKRDLATVRAALGEPGASTRAAEMVLAACQA